The Deinococcus aquaticus genomic interval AGAATTACTCACATCCATTCGAGAGGGGCGCAGTCGCGCCTACTACGTGGAAGAGGGCGGTGTTTGCCTGGGATTCATTTCGTTGCGCGCTGAGTCTTTTGAGCTGCGCGACTCCATAGATCGTGAGGAGTTCGTGGTAAGCGGCTTGAAAGTGCCGGGCGTATTGCTTGAACTGATCGGCACCGATGAAAGTGCGAGAGGTAGGGGTGTGGGGCGGTTCCTGTTGCTCTCTGCTTTGGTGCTGGCCCGGCAGGTCGCGGACACTGTGGGGGCGCGCTTTCTGGTGTTGGATAGTCTCCCTGAGGCAGTGGCTTTCTACGCTGCTAAGGGGTTCAGGCGCACGGTGCATCAGCCGGACGCGGCAACCGTGTTCATGGTCCTTGATCTGCTGGAATGAACTGCACGGCGAAGGGGAAGCGTGGGCGCGTGCCTGGGCTTCCCCTTCGCCGTGCCCCTGGCCCGCTCGAGCGGCCCCCGGAACATCTTCCTGACGCCGGGCACATGATCCGGCCCCCACGGTCTAAGCCCGGCTTAGGGCGTCAGGGGGTTTTACTCAGACCTGAGTAAAAGAGGGGCGGGCGGCGTCTGAGTCCAC includes:
- a CDS encoding GNAT family N-acetyltransferase; the protein is MPHTFRCGAFDCGVKSINDALRGELLTSIREGRSRAYYVEEGGVCLGFISLRAESFELRDSIDREEFVVSGLKVPGVLLELIGTDESARGRGVGRFLLLSALVLARQVADTVGARFLVLDSLPEAVAFYAAKGFRRTVHQPDAATVFMVLDLLE